The Crassaminicella indica genomic interval TTCTCGTTCATTACCGCTATAACTATTCTTTTTTCTATCTATTTTATAGGGGTTTACAATAAATTCCCCCAGAAAATATTTAACAATATCTTTTAGATTATCAAACGGATAGATTTCAACATCTTTAATCATTGCCGCTTCTTCTGCATTTCTTTTCGGTAATATAATTTTCTTTATTCCTTGACTTCTGAGTGCAATAACAAGGGGTAATACTCCAGTAACCTTATTTAAACTCCCATTCAATGACAATTCCCCTATAAAAGCAAATTCTTTAGTCTCTTCACTCGCTATTTGATTTGATGCTTTTAAAATTCCTAATGCCATAGGTAAATCAAAATGTGTTCCTTCTTTTTTTGTATTTGCAGGGGCCAAATTAATAGTAATTCTCTTCATAGGAAAATCAAATCCAGAATTTTTTATTGCAGATCTTACTCTTTCCTTTGATTCCTTGACAGCTGCATCTGGTAATCCTACAATAATTAAAGCTGGTAACCCATTAGATATATCTACCTCAACCTCTGTAATATTACCATCTAATCCTTTTAATACACAACTATACACTCTAGATAACAATTAAATACCTCCTTTATGTAAACTCAAAAATTTAAAGCAAGCTTATCAATTCATTTCTTTGATCCTTTTATAATCATTACAATATTTATAAGATTATATTTTCTATATGGTTTACACTAGGAGGTTTCGAAGGAAAAACAATAACTTCTATAGCATCAAATCTAAAATTATAATCTTCTAATTTAAAAACCTGCATATAGTACTGTCCTACCTTCAATAAATGCTTTTTCTTTTTCGCATTTATAGCTTCAATAGGTCTGCCAAAAGCTAGATTACTTCTTGTTTTAACCTCAACAAATATATACGTATAATCTTTATATGCAATAATATCTATTTCTCCGAGTTTGCATCGATAATTAGACTGAACAATTCTATATTGAGATTTTCTTAAATATTCCGTTGCAAATTTCTCACCAAATGCGCCTAAATTCTTTATAGAATTCATTTAAATTGCTCCTTACATATAATGAAATTTATTTCATATTTCTTCCTTATAATTTTATTTTGTATTTTTTCTTTTTTTATATTTTTTATACATCCTAACTTTTTGTTGTGAATTTTTCATTTATTGATTTTTTATTCCTGCATATTATCAAATGTTTATTTAAAAATTTATATCTAAATAAAAATAGTGCGTAAAGCTCCCTATTATAAAAAAAGAAGCTTACGCACAAAAGTTAAAACTCTCTATCTTTATCTAAATATTTTTATCTTCCTTACATATTATCCTCTTCTGCTTCTATTATTTCCGAATAAATAAATCTGTCAACAATTATTTCGCTTATATTTGGATTGTTTTTCTTTAATGATCCATAAATAAAATGAAATAAATCATCTGATAAATCCTTATAATTTTCATGTATATTTACAATAACATGAATAATTGGTTCACATATATTTTCAAAAAATTTTTCTTTCATTTCTTCATTTGGAAGTTCTGTATCAATGTATCCTTTCCATAAAGGCTGTTCCATCATCATTTTTTTATTATTTTCTGGAGATATATAATGAATATAAATTTCACAAATTCCCTCTTCTTTTCTAATATTACTAAAAATCCAAGCTTGAGAACTATCAGTAATAAAATGTGCATTCATGTTTACTGGTATCCCTTTTATCGCTGTAATATTTTGCTTAGAAATGTTTAAAAATTTCAACATAGCTTATCCTCCTTATTTTTCTTGAAGCCTTCTTACATTTTTTATCATAATATTGATGGTTCCATCTCCATTTCTTATTATTTCAAATTTCATTCTATCTTCAAAATCTTCATATCCTCCCTTGATCTCTATGCCTGTATCTGTTTTCATGATTCTCTTCTTCATTTTCTTTTCAACCCAAGATTTATCAATTTCAAAAGCTTCAAGTTTTAATCCTTCCTGATCCATATGATTGATAAAATTTTCTTGCATTTTTATATCATTTCCAAAAACATTTTGGCTAAACTTTTCTATGTCTACTTCTGCGCAATTTTTAAAAGAAGAAATAACTTCTTCTCGTAGCTCCTGTGCTTTGTCAATATCTTCTTTCAAATTTTTTCTTGTCCATTTTTCTGCTGCTCTTTTAAAGATCTTTGTCTTATCTCGGCTATCTAATAAAACATCACAGTTTAAAAAATCATTTATAAAAAATTGTGCAATCTCACCATCTTCATCTTTCCCATATATTTGTTTATCTAAAACAATCATATCATACTCATCATTCTCATCTGCCGCTTTTATAAAAGCACATTTTTGCAATCTTTGGCTCATTCCAGGAAGACCTATTGTCTGAGGAATGATAGAAACTTTTAATTTATCATCAACAAATTCTACATCATGAATAAACGATTTTTTATAATCTAATTTTAAAATTCCAATATAATCTTTATCCTCTGCTGTATATAAACAAACCACCAAATCACAAGAAGAAATATTATTATTACTCTTCATAGCCTTAAATAATTGTTCAGCGATAGCTTTTGAAGCATCTATAAAGCTTTCTTCATTTTTAAATATATTATAGCAAGCTTCCTTTACAACACTTAGTCCACCACGAAATTTTCCTTTTCTATTTTCTTCATCCTGCAAAGATTTAATAATATGTTTTTCTAAAAATTCATGAATATCTTCATTGATTTCCTGTTCAAAATCTGTAAGTATAGGAACATCTCCATTTCTATCTAATACATGAATAATTGCCTTTTTAAGGATTATCGCATCTGTATTTCTCATAATTTCTCTCCTCTGATCATGATAATAGTAATTTAAATTATACTACAGTTCTCATGAGGTTAAAAGATTTAATCCTTTTAACCAATCTATATTATACAAAATTTCTGTATTTTACGATATAATATTTATAGCAATAAAAGTGATTTCAAGGAGGTATTTATGGAAAATGCAGCAATTATGCAATTATATGATAAAATTTCTAGCAAATTATTAAATCTTCACTGGTTAGAAAAATTATCATTAGATAAAATATCAATAAAAAAACATATTGTAGACTTTTCTTTTTTAGAAAAAATAAAGTACATGCTAGATAATCAAGACTATAGTTGTAAAGCTGTACTAAATTTATGTGAAAATATACTAAACCAAATAGCAAAAGAACACGCTCCTGATAATTGGCTTTATTATATTTATCAATTTACTTTAGAAAAATCTTTTCCTCATGCAGTAGAAATTCCTCTTAAAAAAAATCTTGATCCTGCTTGTTATTTGTATTTAGAGATTTTAAGAATCATCTCAGATTTTCAAAAATTTGCAGAGGACTCTACTTGGCAAAGTCAATATCCATTGATCTTTTTAACAGAGGAAGAAATCAATGATCTTGAGGACCCTACAGAATATAAACAATTTTTAACTGCATTTCATGATAACTATGTATATGAAATGATGAAATTGAATCATGAAGTAGCAGGGTACAATACTATAGATCACATATGCGGTGTACACTATCTTGCTCTTTTTATTGCTAGACAACTAAAAAAAAGCGGTCTACCTATAGATTTAGGAAGAGTATCTGGTGCTACAGCTGGACATGATATCGGCAAATATGGTTGCAAAAAAGATGAACAGCATAGAGTTCCTTATCTTCATTATTATTACACTGATTTATGGTTTTCAAACCAGCATATTGTTTATATTCGCCACATTGCCATAAATCATTCTGTATGGGACTTAGAATTAGAAAATTTATCATTAGAATCTCTTATATTGATTTACTCTGATTTCCGTGTCAAAAATCATAAAGATGAAAACGGAAAATTTGCTATGCATATATATAGTCTTTCAGAATCCTTCAAAGTAATTTTAGAAAAGCTTGATAATGTAAATACAAAAAAAGAAAAAAGATATCGTCGTGTATATGCAAAGCTAAAAGATTTTGAAGATTATATGATTCATTTAGGTATTCATATAAACCCTAATCCTAAAGTACTAATGTACCCAATAGAGCATAAAAAAAAGAAATTTCACTATGCGTTGATGCAAGGAAAAGATATTATCCATAATGTAAAATATCTTTCTATTCATCATAATATTCATTTGATGTATTTACTTCGCAACGAATATGCTCTTGAATCTATATTACAATCAGCACGCAGCGAAAAAGACTGGACAAATCTTCGTGAATATCTAAGAATATTTGAAGAATATTCTACTTATTTAACTCAAAAGCAAAAGCTGATCACTTTAAATTTTTTATATGAAAACTTAATTCATCCAGAAGATGATATAAGAAAACACTGTGCAAAGCTTATAGGTGCTTTAATTGCTATGTTTGATGAAGTCTACCGCAAAGAAGTACCAGAAAATGTGAGTTTGCTTCCCCCAGATACAACTAGTCTCGAACTACTAAAAAAATATTTAAAGCTTTTTATTTTTCCTGATCACAAAATAATTCCAAAGCATCAAAAATGGATTGGCTATAGTTTGAGTACTATGGTTGCATCTTTATTTAAACATAGCAAAGCAAAGCATAATAAACATTTTCTTCCTCAAGCAGACAATTATATCGATTTGCTTTTGACATATTATAATAAAAATATTTATCAAAGAGAAGAAATAGCCTTTTATCTTCTTGAAACATTGAAATATATCCCTATAATCCATAACGATTCACGATTTGACAGTTTATTTGAATTCTTGTTTGAAATGCTTCAGGAAAAAAATGATTCACTAAGAATTGCTGCTTTAGAAACTACTTATAGATTGATCAGCCATATTCGTAGCAGTAATGTATTAATGGATAAAATTTCGTCAATCCTTTTAAATAAAAGAGCTTTATCAAACTATACAACAGAAAATTTCCTAAAGCTAAAAATTGCAATCAATTTAAATAACGATATGTTAATGCAGCATGCTTCTTCTTTTAAAATAGATAAAAATAAAATAACTTCTATGTTTTTAAGTAATTTAAAAGCAGCAATAGAACCAATTATAAAAAAAGTTCAAACAGAAGTATTATTAGAATATGCTCTTAATGATCCTGAAAATAATGGACTTCAAACAGCCCTTCATTTTTGTAACTTACTAAAAATGAGTGCATCAGATCAAATCAGAACACGAGCTGGTGAAGCTATTTTAGAAATTGCTCATTATTTATCCTTTGAACAAAGAAATGAAGTAGCTGTTGAGCTATTAAGTGCCCTTGAAATAGATAATTACCAGTTTGCAGAATATATTCCTCCATTTTTAGGTCAATTAATATTAATGCTTCAACCAGTAGAATTAGATGAGTTAATTGATGAATTTATGGAAAAAATCAAACAATCAAGCACGATCCTTAGTTCACTGCTTTTAAAAACCCTTGGCGTTGCTATTGCTAATTATCCAAAGTATGCACTATTATTTCATGAAGATGAAGAAATTTTCCAAAATCGCCTAAAAAAAATGCTTGGTATTTTATTAAATGGTCTTGTTAGTTATAACCCTAGAGTAAAACAAGCAGCTTTTTCAGTCATTGGTAAAGAAATATTTGGATCAAATTATCTAAGTTTTTCTGAAAAAAATCATATTTTTCAATTTATCGCTAAAAAAATTCTCACATTACTTACAGATAATCAAGAAGAAACATTATTATTTTTAGGAAATGCTGCAGCACTACATCATATATATAGATTTATTTCTGATTATATATTCTTTAAGGGTAATTATGATCTTCCAATTCCTGAAAAAATAGCTTTTTTCCCTGGCACATTTGATCCATTTTCCTTAAGCCACAAACAAATTGCAAAATCTGTAAGAGATCTTGGATTTGAGGTATATCTTGCTATTGATGAATTTTCTTGGTCAAAGCAGACACTTCCTCATCTTCTTAGAAAGAATATTGTAAATATGTCTATTGCTGATGAACTGAATATTTATATATATCCTGAGGACTTTCCTACAAATCTTGGAAACCCAGAGGATTTATCGCAATTAAAAAATAATTTTCCTTATTCTGAAGTACACATAGTGGTAGGAAGTGATGTGATTTTAAATGCTACAAGTTATCAAAGCCCCAAATTTGAAGGTTCTATACACACTTTCCCCCACATCATTTTCGAAAGAAATCATCTTTTACCTGTTAAAAAGAACCATATTCCTCTTACTTCAGCTATAAATAAAATTAATGGAAAAGTTACCGTTTTATCTCTCCCCTCACAATATAACGAAATTGGTTCTATTCAGCTACGCAGCTATATAAATGATAATAGAGATATTTCTAGTATTGTTGATCCTCTAGCACAAAAATATATATATGAAAATGGTTTTTACCGAAGAGAACCTCAATACAAAACACTTATGCAGGATATGTCTATAGAAATTGACCTTATTGAACATATGGATATGGACCTCATTAATCAATTATCATATGAGGTTTGTAAAGATTTTGAAGATGCTCGTGAAAAATTTATTCAGTTTTTTAAAAAACCTTCAGCTAGATTATTAGTAATAAAAGATATGAAGGATCATGGAAAAATTATAGGTTTTTCAGCCTACCACCGGGTACAGCTTAGCAGCTTATTTTATGACTTAAAAGACAGCAGGGTTTCTGAATATATTCGGGAACACTCACAAGGGCGAATTGTCATTATTGATGGCATTTTCACACTTCCTTTAAAAAATCAAGAAAGAATGGAGCAGATTCTACTAACTGAGACTTTGTCCTTTTGCTTGGCTAAGGATTATGAATATGCTATTTTTTATAATATGCTAAAGGATTATACCTCTTTGTCTTTAGAAGAAATATTAAAAATACAAGGTTTTCAAAAACTTTCTTTTAGTAATGAGAACCATCCTGTTTTTGTTGTAAATATGAGTTCTCCTTGTACATTAAATTTAGATATGGAAACAATCATTAAAGAACCCTTTAGAAGCAATAAAAAAGTAATAGAAGCTATCCTTCGTTCCAGAAAAAAACTTCAAAAAGCTTTGACAAATCTTTATCCAGGAAATCTTATTTTATCCTTTGACAGAGATATGCTTCATAATACTCTTGTAAGAAAAATTTGTGCAGAAAACAATGTACCCACAACGCCATTAACTCCTCGTAGGTTAGGACCAAATATGTGTGTACCCTTTGGTACAATACTCAATAGAACTATTATACCAAACACTGTAACCAAATCTTTGCATACTGAAAAACTATTTTTACCTGATATGAAGGATTTTATGATAGGACCTTTTCCACACTACACAGACCTTGAAATACAAATTAAAATGCTTCGCTCCTTCAATAGACCTATTATTTTAGTAGATGATATTCTTCATAAAGGCTATCGTAATAATGTTATTCATCCATTGCTCAACAAAGCAAATATAAAAGTAAAAAAGACTATCGTAGGCATTCTTTCTGCTAGAGGAAAGGAGTTGATGGAAAGACAAGGTAGACGTGTAGATAGTGCTTATTATATTCCAAAATTAAAAGCTTGGTTTAACGAAAATGCCATGTATCCATTTTTTGGAGGAGATACAGTATGGCGAGGCAGTACCCCTCAGAGAAATTTAGTACCTTCGATCAATTTAATACTGCCTTACACATCTCCTACATTTATTAAAGATGCTTCAAAAAATTCGCAATACACACTATCAAAAATTTGTATTCAAAATGCAATAGATATTTCTACAGTTATTGAAAATGAATATCACAATATCCATGAAAGAAAATTAACACTGGCATCCTTAGGTGAAGTATTTATATCCCCACGCTGTCCAGATCATGGCAAAAATATGAGGTATGATTTAAACTTTGGACCATCTGATTATTTACAAAACGATTTAGAACAGCTAAATCGTCTTGAACAAGCTATACTGAATAAATAAGGAGGCGCTATATGTACTATTATAAATCAGAAAACAAAATATTTATCTCAGAAAAAGAATATAAAAATATGAAAAAAATCTCAGAAAGTGAAGCATCCTCAAGCCGAGAAATTATTTATTTACTGCATGAAATCGATCCTGAAAATTCTCGCAGAAGTTTTTCTGTAACAGATCCGTCCCTTGCGTTTTTAAATAAAGAAGGTATTCATCTTCTACAAAAATCTAAAACTAAAAAAACATTGCCCAGTTGGTTAATTTCAAAAATAATTGAAAGAAAGGTTAAAAGCATCAATACAGCTTATCCAAATTGGAAAAATGCTTTAGATTCTCCATTCCCTGAGCAATGGAGAATTCATATAGCTGGTATGGGAGATGTAGGAGGAACGCTTGTAACAGGTCTTCGTTTACTAGGAGGAGAAAAGATTTCAAAAATTGGTATTTACGATAAAAATATCAATCATATAAAACGCTGGGAATATGAAATCAATCAAATTCTTTCTCCTTTTACGCAAAAAAAATATCCTGAAATATCTATTATCTCTGAAGATAAAATATTTGATTGCGATTTATTTATTTTCTGTGTTTCTGTAGGTGTGCCACCTATTGGAAAAGAAAAAAATGACGTTAGAATCGCTCAATTTGAAGGAAATGCAAAAATTGTAAAAGCTTACGCAAAGATGGCACGAGCAAAAAATTTCAAAGGAATATTTGCAATTGTATCTGATCCTGTAGATTTATTATGTAAAGCTGCATTTTTAGAAAGCAATAAAAATGATGATGGCAACTTAGACTTTAAGGGGTTAGGAGCCGACCAAATCAGGGGATATGGGCTTGGTGTAATGCACGCACGTGCTGCTTATTATGCAAATAAAGATCCTAAATTAAGGCACTATTTAAAGCTAGGGCGAGCCTTTGGGCCTCATGGTGAAGGACTTATTATTGCTGATAGCATTCAAAACTATAATGAAGAATTATCTAATATACTTACAGAAAAAGCTAAAACAGCAAATCTAAAGGTACGTGCTACTGGATTTAAGCCATATATTGCACCAGCTCTATCTTCTGGAAGTTTATCAATAATTGCAACAATCATGGGAGATTGGCATTATAGTGCTACCTATATGGGGGGTGTATTTATGGGTGCTAAAAATAGAAATACTCCTACGGGAATAGAAATAGAAAGATTAGAATTACCAAATTCTCTAATCAACAAATTAGAAAATACCTTTAAATCTTTAAGGAGAATCCTATGAGTCTTTATGTAATTATTCCCGGGGAAATATCTAACTCTCTTTATAAAATGGTTAAAGCTGCAACTAGTCACATTGATACCACCACAATAAAATCGCCACATGAGCTTCCTGATTTGAGAAATAAAAAAATACTCTTTATCGTTCAGCTAAATGAATTAGGATATAACCATGCTTTCTTTGAAATGCTTTCTGCTTTATATCATAAAGGAATAGATGCACTCTTTGGTGCAACCGCTGGAATGATTATCCATAGTCCTAATGAGCTGTATACAAAAAGTAGCGCAAGAAATATTATTTTCTTAGCCAATCAATTAGGCTGTCGTTTTATAGGTCATCCCATGATTGAAGCCACTGGAAGTTTCAATAACTTCCGAACATGGCAAAAAACCTATAATTTATCCTTAGAAGAAATATGCCATAAGCTATGCAAAAAACTTGTTGACAGATTGATAAAAGATAGCCCTGTATTGATTACTAAGCCTAAAATTCTAGCTCTTCATTCTAGTTCCTATAAAACCTCTAATACCCTTATGCTTTGGAGCATGGTAAAAAAACACCTTGCCACTTATGAAATAAAGGAACTCCACGTTGAAAACGGAACTGTTAAAGACTGTATTGGATGTTCTTTTAAAACTTGTTTGCATTATAGTAAACAGAGCAGCTGTTTCTATGGAGGCTTTATGGTAGAAGAAGTTTTACCATCTATCGAAAAAGCAGATGGAATCGTATGGTTATGTCCAAACTACAATGACGCTGTATCAGCAAATCTTATGGCTGTCATAAATCGATTAACTTCTCTTTATAGAAAAACACCTCTTTATGATAAATCACTTTTTTCAGTGATTGTATCTGGAAACTCTGGAAGTGATTCTGTTGCAAAGCAGCTCATTGATGCTTTAAATATCAATAAAGGCTTTAGACTTCCACCATATTTTACTTTAATGGCTACTGCAAATGATCCAAAAACTGTACAATACATACCAAGCATTGAAAAAAAAGCTGAAAGCTTTGCACAAAACATTTTGCATCAAATCAAAGCATAATAAAGACTGCCGCATATGCAGCAGTCTTATTTTACGTTTCCAAAAATATTATAAAAAATTTAGTTGCCATTATTCATAAGCTATGCTCTACTCCTCTGGCATATCCCAGTTATGATAGATTTGTTGTACGTCATCATCTTTCGGACTGAATTATGATATATCATTTACACTATTTTTTGTAAGTTTATCACAATTTAGCCTTGTTTTCAATGGTGTCAAAAAACATAATTCAGACTTTTATTGTATAGCTTGAATATGTCTATCAAAACCCACACCAAATCTCAGTTTACCTCAAAACATCTTCCCCTTCTTCTTTATAACCAACCTCAAAAAATCAAGACTTTTTTCATTTAAAATACCAAAAAAAATAAATCAAGCAGGGCATTAACTCTTCCCTGCTCTTTAGTAAGTTATGATTATTATTTATCGCTGTAGTAAAATAATTCAGCATTAACCCTATTTATAAATTCACTATTCAATATATCCATTATCTGCTCTGCTGTTAAATTTTCTGTAAAAATATTCCTTTCAAAATACTCTAGCCATGAATATATTATTTTACTTGAAGTATAAAGACCAATCAACTCTAATGCAGAAATAACACCAAATATATATACGCAGTTTCTAATCATATTTGCATATTGAAACACAAATTCCTGTCCTATATACATCATTAACAGAAATAAGACAGCTAAGCATATAAATAGAAATCTTTCAACCATCAAAACTCCTTTTTCAATTATAGGTATTTTGTTTTCAAAATAATCTCTTCTTCGTCTTATTTTTTCAATTTGATTTTCTTCAAGTTCAAATTTTTCTATAAGTATAGCAATAATATCTTTCTCATTTTCATCTTCCTTATGTTTCCATAAATAGTTCCTATACAAAACCCATATTTTGCTCAATAATATTCTAGTAACATCTACAACTAAGAAAAGATAAGAAACAAATACCATTTTTAATAGAACATATGATGAACTTATAAATTTTGAAGAATCCATTAGAGGTACAATTATCTCTTTAGCAATATTTATATTCTTATATAAATACCAATATCCCCAAGCAACTCCTATATGATAGATACATTCAATAATATGCCCTAATAATAATACTTGTTTATCTAATTCACTGTATTTCTTTATGTTTATACCTTTTATTGTGCTTTGACGATAAATTGAATTTATTAAAAACCATCCAATTCTATAAACAATATTTATAGATATTAACAAGAATACAAATATATATATTTCATATATTTTATCTGAATCGTTTTTAATATTTATATCTGATAAGAAGGTTACTAGCTTATTCCCAGCAGTGATAATAAAAATAATTAATGCAGCGATTTTAAATGATGAGAGGTTCATCTTCCTAAATTCTTCTACCCTTAATGTTCTTATATACTCAATCAGCTCTGACCTATTAAATTCAGAATTATGTATTTCTTCCATAGTGTATTACTGCTCCTTTCTTTTTTACAATATTTACCATATATTAAAAGCAATTATATTACACAATGGAATTTTTTACAATATATTTTACCTATCCACCCATCAAAATCATTACACCAAATCTCAGTTTAACCTATAACCCCTTTCCTCTTTTTGAACGAGTTTCTTCATTAATATGGTGTTAGTATAGAATCATGGACACACTTAGTTTAACAAGATAAACTATAATTAGATGAAAGAGTGTGTCCGTATGAATATTAATGGTAAAAGATACAACGAAGATTTTAAACAAACAATTATTTAATTATATAACTCTGGTAGTTCAGTATCAGAGTTAGAACGTGAATATAGTGTAACTAGAACAACAATCTATAAATGGATTAAAGAAAACAAAGTAATCAAAGTAGAAGATCAAGAACCTATTACTCCTAAAGATATAGATGAGATGAAAAAGTAAAAAGCGTTACGATGCTCCTAAAATTAGACAAATACTAAAATCTTGTGGATGGTCAGTAAGTCTAAAAAGAATACAAAGGTTAATGCAAAAGCTAGGTATTAGATCAATTGTTCATAAAAAATTTAAGCATTATTCTTCTAAGTGTAATGAAATAATAGGTAAAAATATCATCAAAAGAGACTTTACAGCTACTTGTATAAATCAAAAGTGGGTAACTGATATTACCTATATTTATACTATTAAAGATAGTTGGTGTTATCTAGCATCAATAATGGACTTATATACAAGAAAAATCATAGGTTACTCACGGATTAACCCCCTATTATTGGACACTATCTTAAATTTTCTTAAGATCACATAGTATTTCAGCTTTTTCTAAAGTTGTCATGTAACTCTCGATCTGCCCTTGACATTGAATCTCTGTATGCATGATGTAATGCTCTTAAGACAGCATTAAAAGTGAAAGAACTTGCCTTGTTAATAGGCTATCATGCATGCCCTCAATATCAAGGGTACGCTCTGCCGGACATAAGTATAGCTTTTATAGCGCATCTCATTTGTATTCTGTAAATATTCATAATACTCATTTGGAGGCATAAACTTTGTAGATGAATGGATTCTTTTCGTATTATATTTTTTCACGAACTCATTAACTTATCTATAAATGACTCCAGACCAATTTGAGAATAATTTAAAGTCAGCTTTTTAATTTGTTATAGATAAACCATTTTTAATGATTAGTTATCCATTACAAATAATGGTAAAATTCTAGGACTATTTACGCAGCTAATAATCCTATATCTGGTAATTTATAATAGTAATTTCTGCCATAAACAATAGATTTTATGAGTTCTTTATCTTCATTGAATTGGTCATAAAGAGAGGCGATTTCATCAAACAACACTTCTATATTTTCTCTAGCTCCAATATTAAAGATCTTGTTTTTGAGCAGGTTCCATATATTTTCTTGGGGATTAAGTTGTGGTGAATAAGCAGGTGTATTGATGAGAACAAGTCTTTCTTTATTTGACTCCCAAAACTCTTGTATTTTCACATTGTTGTGTGTTCTAGCATTGTCTAAAACAAGATATACCTTCTTACTAGGATTACACTCTAATAGGTATTCCATGAAGCTTTGTATTTCCTCGCTGGTTATACTTTGTTTAGCTGAGTATATATCAGCAACTGTATCAAAATTTTTGGTGATTTCTGTGGCGCCTATGATATTTACACCTTCATGAGAACCGTTACTTTCTAATATAGGGGATACCCCCACAAGGCTCCAACTTCTCCTATTATCCGATTCGGTTCTTAGACCTGTTTCATCCATTACGTATAGAACACTTTCAGAGTCGTTTTCTACAGTAGATACTAAATCTATCATTTTTTTTAAAGGCTTCCTGTTCGGATTTTACACCTTTTGTTGGTTTTTTCTGAGCTCTTTTAAAACTAAAGTTGTTTTTGTGAAGGATATTACGTATAGTTTGTGCACATACTCTGACCTCATAGTTTTGATACAGATAGTCAGCTAGAAGTTGAGCCGTCCATACGTGACCTAATAGACCAAAATTATTAGGAGTAGTATGCATAACTGTTTTTAGAAGATCATCTTCCATTTCAGCAGTAATTTTACAATTAGAAGGAACTTTTCCTCTACGATCTTCTAGTGCCTTTATTCCTAAAGCATTCCAACGCTTGATATAAACATAAATATTTACATCTGATTGTAAGAGAAAATCTGCTATTGCTTTAACTTTATAACCTT includes:
- a CDS encoding YraN family protein; its protein translation is MNSIKNLGAFGEKFATEYLRKSQYRIVQSNYRCKLGEIDIIAYKDYTYIFVEVKTRSNLAFGRPIEAINAKKKKHLLKVGQYYMQVFKLEDYNFRFDAIEVIVFPSKPPSVNHIENIIL
- a CDS encoding nucleoid-associated protein, with translation MRNTDAIILKKAIIHVLDRNGDVPILTDFEQEINEDIHEFLEKHIIKSLQDEENRKGKFRGGLSVVKEACYNIFKNEESFIDASKAIAEQLFKAMKSNNNISSCDLVVCLYTAEDKDYIGILKLDYKKSFIHDVEFVDDKLKVSIIPQTIGLPGMSQRLQKCAFIKAADENDEYDMIVLDKQIYGKDEDGEIAQFFINDFLNCDVLLDSRDKTKIFKRAAEKWTRKNLKEDIDKAQELREEVISSFKNCAEVDIEKFSQNVFGNDIKMQENFINHMDQEGLKLEAFEIDKSWVEKKMKKRIMKTDTGIEIKGGYEDFEDRMKFEIIRNGDGTINIMIKNVRRLQEK
- a CDS encoding cytidyltransferase, which produces MENAAIMQLYDKISSKLLNLHWLEKLSLDKISIKKHIVDFSFLEKIKYMLDNQDYSCKAVLNLCENILNQIAKEHAPDNWLYYIYQFTLEKSFPHAVEIPLKKNLDPACYLYLEILRIISDFQKFAEDSTWQSQYPLIFLTEEEINDLEDPTEYKQFLTAFHDNYVYEMMKLNHEVAGYNTIDHICGVHYLALFIARQLKKSGLPIDLGRVSGATAGHDIGKYGCKKDEQHRVPYLHYYYTDLWFSNQHIVYIRHIAINHSVWDLELENLSLESLILIYSDFRVKNHKDENGKFAMHIYSLSESFKVILEKLDNVNTKKEKRYRRVYAKLKDFEDYMIHLGIHINPNPKVLMYPIEHKKKKFHYALMQGKDIIHNVKYLSIHHNIHLMYLLRNEYALESILQSARSEKDWTNLREYLRIFEEYSTYLTQKQKLITLNFLYENLIHPEDDIRKHCAKLIGALIAMFDEVYRKEVPENVSLLPPDTTSLELLKKYLKLFIFPDHKIIPKHQKWIGYSLSTMVASLFKHSKAKHNKHFLPQADNYIDLLLTYYNKNIYQREEIAFYLLETLKYIPIIHNDSRFDSLFEFLFEMLQEKNDSLRIAALETTYRLISHIRSSNVLMDKISSILLNKRALSNYTTENFLKLKIAINLNNDMLMQHASSFKIDKNKITSMFLSNLKAAIEPIIKKVQTEVLLEYALNDPENNGLQTALHFCNLLKMSASDQIRTRAGEAILEIAHYLSFEQRNEVAVELLSALEIDNYQFAEYIPPFLGQLILMLQPVELDELIDEFMEKIKQSSTILSSLLLKTLGVAIANYPKYALLFHEDEEIFQNRLKKMLGILLNGLVSYNPRVKQAAFSVIGKEIFGSNYLSFSEKNHIFQFIAKKILTLLTDNQEETLLFLGNAAALHHIYRFISDYIFFKGNYDLPIPEKIAFFPGTFDPFSLSHKQIAKSVRDLGFEVYLAIDEFSWSKQTLPHLLRKNIVNMSIADELNIYIYPEDFPTNLGNPEDLSQLKNNFPYSEVHIVVGSDVILNATSYQSPKFEGSIHTFPHIIFERNHLLPVKKNHIPLTSAINKINGKVTVLSLPSQYNEIGSIQLRSYINDNRDISSIVDPLAQKYIYENGFYRREPQYKTLMQDMSIEIDLIEHMDMDLINQLSYEVCKDFEDAREKFIQFFKKPSARLLVIKDMKDHGKIIGFSAYHRVQLSSLFYDLKDSRVSEYIREHSQGRIVIIDGIFTLPLKNQERMEQILLTETLSFCLAKDYEYAIFYNMLKDYTSLSLEEILKIQGFQKLSFSNENHPVFVVNMSSPCTLNLDMETIIKEPFRSNKKVIEAILRSRKKLQKALTNLYPGNLILSFDRDMLHNTLVRKICAENNVPTTPLTPRRLGPNMCVPFGTILNRTIIPNTVTKSLHTEKLFLPDMKDFMIGPFPHYTDLEIQIKMLRSFNRPIILVDDILHKGYRNNVIHPLLNKANIKVKKTIVGILSARGKELMERQGRRVDSAYYIPKLKAWFNENAMYPFFGGDTVWRGSTPQRNLVPSINLILPYTSPTFIKDASKNSQYTLSKICIQNAIDISTVIENEYHNIHERKLTLASLGEVFISPRCPDHGKNMRYDLNFGPSDYLQNDLEQLNRLEQAILNK